In Daphnia magna isolate NIES linkage group LG7, ASM2063170v1.1, whole genome shotgun sequence, a single genomic region encodes these proteins:
- the LOC116924871 gene encoding AP-3 complex subunit mu-1 isoform X1 → MIHSLFVINHSGDVFMEKHWRSIIPRTVMDYFFEAQRQVVKDNKGHEDVPCVIATPHHYLISIYHNSLYFVAVCMSEVPPLFVIEFLHTVVDILEKYFSECNETNIKEHYVVVYELLDEVLDNGYPLATEPNILQELIKPPNIIGNLINTVTGKSNVSSVLPSGQLSNVPWRRADVKYTNNEAYFDIVEEVDAIIDKTGSTVFAEIAGKIECCVRLSGTPDLTLSFINPRLMDDVSLHPCVRLKRWENERILSFVPPDGSFCLMTYHVGCQSAVAIPIYIRHNFFLPKENSQSQTGKIEITVGPRQTMGRVVENLQLSIPMPKFVLNCTVSVNQGRATFDPVTKILFWDVGKIDPTKLPNMRGQIHIQSGAVVLQSTPSVNVQFTLSQTAISGLKVHRLDMFGENYKPFKGVKYLTKAGNFQIRM, encoded by the exons ATGATTCATTCTCTTTTTGTAATTAATCATTCCGGTGATGTTTTTATGGAAAAACATTGGCGAAGTATTATTCCGCGAACAGTTATGGATTACTTCTTTGAAGCTCAAAGACAA GTGGTCAAGGATAACAAAGGTCATGAAGATGTACCATGTGTAATAGCAACACCACATCATTACCTCATCAGCATTTATCACAATAGTTTATACTTTGTGGCTGTTTGCATGTCTGAAG TCCCACCTCTTTTTGTAATTGAATTTCTACATACTGTTGTTGACATCCTGGAAAAGTATTTTTCAGAATGTAACGAGACAAACATTAAGGAGCATTATGTAGTTGTGTATGAG TTACTGGATGAAGTTCTTGATAATGGATATCCATTAGCAACTGAACCAAATATACTCCAGGAACTTATTAAACCTCCAAATATAATAGGAAATTTGATTAACACTGTTACTGGGAAATCAAA TGTAAGTTCTGTGCTACCTTCTGGACAACTGTCAAACGTTCCGTGGAGAAGAGCGGATGTGAAGTACACTAATAATGAAGCTTACTTTGATATTGTTGAAGAAGTTGATGCCATAATTGATAAAACAG GCTCAACTGTATTTGCTGAGATAGCAG GCAAGATCGAGTGCTGCGTTCGTCTAAG tggAACTCCAGATTTAACTCTGAGTTTTATTAACCCTCGTCTTATGGATGACGTAAGCCTCCACCCATGCGTGCGTCTTAAAAGATGGGAAAATGAACGAATTTTATCCTTTGTTCCACCGGATGGAAGTTTTTGTTTAATGACCTACCATGTTGGCTGTCAAAGTGCCGTTGCTATTCCTATTTACATAcgacacaatttttttttgcctaagGAAAATAGCCAGTCACAAACCGGAAAGATCGAAATCACTGTTGGGCCACGTCAAACTATGGGACGAGTG GTAGAAAATTTACAATTGAGCATTCCAATGCCAAAATTCGTACTCAACTGTACGGTTTCCGTCAATCAAGGCCGTGCAACATTTGATCCCGTTaccaaaattttattttgggaTGTAGGGAAAATTGACCCTACTAAGCTACCTAATATGAGAGGACAAATTCATATTCAGAGTGGTGCAGTCGTATTGCAATCAACACCATCGGTTAAT GTACAATTTACTTTAAGCCAAACGGCCATTTCGGGCCTTAAAGTCCATCGCTTGGACATGTTTGGAGAAAACTACAAGCCATTTAAGGGAGTAAAATACCTTACAAAAGCTGGCAATTTCCAGATCCGTATGTAA
- the LOC116924874 gene encoding uncharacterized protein LOC116924874, whose protein sequence is MFFVISVSRKLSYFCERKSKSSTMQMYQFFWCGVEIDDFLFKGNNISGWKGMLVACIGTALLAFLLFTVTFCKEMFHSSVSAQQQGQAFVGDRQIFQVWTSSWKTHAFQTVTSFIQITLGYFVMLIVMSFNVYLVLAVAIGSTSGFFALNPLLLKKRSIFRPPQRLVQCQAEECGSLIEGQERIETVRGRNQTGNNDPSEQLIISANIHQHAN, encoded by the exons ATGTTTTTCGTCATTAGTGTTTCCCGAAAATTGTCATATTTTTGTGAGCGTAAATCAAAAAGTAGTACAATGCAAATGTACCAGTTCTTTTGGTGTGGTGTAGAAATAGatgatttcctttttaaagGCAACAACATATCCGGATGGAAAG GTATGCTTGTCGCATGTATAGGAACAGCTCTCTTGGCCTTTCTGCTTTTTACAGTAACATTTTGTAAAGAAATGTTCCATTCCAGTGTCAGTGCCCAGCAGCAAGGCCAAGCCTTTGTAGGAGACAGACAAATATTCCAA gtatgGACATCTTCATGGAAAACACATGCATTTCAAACAGTTACAAGTTTTATCCAAATAACATTAGGCTATTTTGTCATGTTAATTGTTATGAGTTTCAATGTTTACTTAGTTTTGGCAGTTGCAATAGGGAGTACCTCAGGTTTCTTTGCATTGAATCCATTGCTTTTAAAAAAGCGAAGTATCTTTCGCCCACCACAAAGACTTGTTCAGTGTCAGGCAGAGGAATGTGGTTCTCTAATTGAAGGACAAGAACGTATTGAAACAGTAAGAGGTAGAAACCAAACAGGCAATAATGATCCAAGTGAACAGCTAATTATTTCAGCTAACATTCATCAACATGCCAACTAA
- the LOC116924871 gene encoding AP-3 complex subunit mu-1 isoform X2, which translates to MIHSLFVINHSGDVFMEKHWRSIIPRTVMDYFFEAQRQVVKDNKGHEDVPCVIATPHHYLISIYHNSLYFVAVCMSEVPPLFVIEFLHTVVDILEKYFSECNETNIKEHYVVVYELLDEVLDNGYPLATEPNILQELIKPPNIIGNLINTVTGKSNVSSVLPSGQLSNVPWRRADVKYTNNEAYFDIVEEVDAIIDKTGSTVFAEIAGKIECCVRLSGTPDLTLSFINPRLMDDVSLHPCVRLKRWENERILSFVPPDGSFCLMTYHVGCQSAVAIPIYIRHNFFLPKENSQSQTGKIEITVGPRQTMGRVVENLQLSIPMPKFVLNCTVSVNQGRATFDPVTKILFWDVGKIDPTKLPNMRGQIHIQSGAVVLQSTPSVNLAGLCFLHVNSYWLKKIRFTQNHLS; encoded by the exons ATGATTCATTCTCTTTTTGTAATTAATCATTCCGGTGATGTTTTTATGGAAAAACATTGGCGAAGTATTATTCCGCGAACAGTTATGGATTACTTCTTTGAAGCTCAAAGACAA GTGGTCAAGGATAACAAAGGTCATGAAGATGTACCATGTGTAATAGCAACACCACATCATTACCTCATCAGCATTTATCACAATAGTTTATACTTTGTGGCTGTTTGCATGTCTGAAG TCCCACCTCTTTTTGTAATTGAATTTCTACATACTGTTGTTGACATCCTGGAAAAGTATTTTTCAGAATGTAACGAGACAAACATTAAGGAGCATTATGTAGTTGTGTATGAG TTACTGGATGAAGTTCTTGATAATGGATATCCATTAGCAACTGAACCAAATATACTCCAGGAACTTATTAAACCTCCAAATATAATAGGAAATTTGATTAACACTGTTACTGGGAAATCAAA TGTAAGTTCTGTGCTACCTTCTGGACAACTGTCAAACGTTCCGTGGAGAAGAGCGGATGTGAAGTACACTAATAATGAAGCTTACTTTGATATTGTTGAAGAAGTTGATGCCATAATTGATAAAACAG GCTCAACTGTATTTGCTGAGATAGCAG GCAAGATCGAGTGCTGCGTTCGTCTAAG tggAACTCCAGATTTAACTCTGAGTTTTATTAACCCTCGTCTTATGGATGACGTAAGCCTCCACCCATGCGTGCGTCTTAAAAGATGGGAAAATGAACGAATTTTATCCTTTGTTCCACCGGATGGAAGTTTTTGTTTAATGACCTACCATGTTGGCTGTCAAAGTGCCGTTGCTATTCCTATTTACATAcgacacaatttttttttgcctaagGAAAATAGCCAGTCACAAACCGGAAAGATCGAAATCACTGTTGGGCCACGTCAAACTATGGGACGAGTG GTAGAAAATTTACAATTGAGCATTCCAATGCCAAAATTCGTACTCAACTGTACGGTTTCCGTCAATCAAGGCCGTGCAACATTTGATCCCGTTaccaaaattttattttgggaTGTAGGGAAAATTGACCCTACTAAGCTACCTAATATGAGAGGACAAATTCATATTCAGAGTGGTGCAGTCGTATTGCAATCAACACCATCGGTTAAT TTGGCGGGATTATGCTTCCTTCATGTAAACAGTTACTGGCTAAAGAAAATAAGATTTACACAAAACCACTTAAGTTGA
- the LOC116926096 gene encoding outer dynein arm-docking complex subunit 1, whose amino-acid sequence MAGVNRSNNTKDSKKKDKVADSLRDEMELVTAASLELQKLKRQLRQTRTDLNSSNILSRKTIQRQCKGIEMLEKEKADCEAKLSLIKASQKPPPAVHRLISKYHQALQLLEHVRQEFHFAKTELSDKEKKRSSTCRSLVTEVSTKSPQDKLDQVMLQYNKILAKNVQLRMQLEEMMKVKEEFIKNLKQLQNERSQVRIAVDRLYEENTTLFLQREEFRLKLNLLREKLETTRIQGQRDLREYRRLLNNDEKLNSFLEMKNQERLCIDFTNRTNAHPTSDDHIAVKVVEEWRETLIAECGHCNFGEIVQQYLHNLEQGYVMYGLIAQKNNEIDRLEDEISEMEQSLEHRRTKSHQQSEPASSHSHLENRNTSNMRSPHKQDQELSIASQFVAKFQKILNSMELQITLADQANPIFCDLPKMIEQCNLGCTLLTERTTQLVASVTSTDSVSNKQQSWDYPAIPPLTTSRSSSSSGSLESTN is encoded by the exons ATGGCTGGTGTTAATAGAAGTAACAATACAAAAgattcgaaaaaaaaggataaagtAGCAGATTCCCTCCGGGATGAAATGGAATTGGTCACTGCAGCTTCATTGGAACTTCAAAAGTTAAAAAGACAACTTCGCCAAACACGAACTGACTTGAATTCGTCGAACATTTTAAGCCGCAAGACCATACAACGCCAATGTAAGGGAATCGAAATGCTCGAGAAAGAAAAGGCGGATTGCGAAGCAAAATTATCTCTGATTAAAGCGTCTCAAAAGCCTCCACCAGCAGTACATAGATTAATATCCAAGTATCACCAAGCTTTGCAACTGCTAGAACATGTGCGTCAAGAATTCCATTTCGCTAAAACAGAACTTAgcgataaagaaaaaaaacgttcaAGTACGTGTAGATCATTGGTGACGGAAGTTTCAACGAAATCACCGCAAGACAAACTTGATCAAGTGATGTTGCAATACAATAAGATATTAGCAAAAAACGTACAACTTCGAATGCAGCTAGAAGAAATGATGAAAGTAAAAGAAGAgtttataaaaaatttgaaacaacTGCAAAATGAACGAAGCCAAGTGAGAATTGCCGTAGATCGTCTTTATGAAGAAAATACTACCCTTTTTTTGCAGAGAGAAGAGTTTCGGTTG AAACTGAACCTTTTACGTGAGAAATTGGAAACGACCCGCATACAAGGCCAACGGGATCTCCGTGAATATCGTCGGCTTTTAAACAATGATGAAAAGCTCAACAGCTTCCTGGAGATGAAAAATCAAGAACGTTTGTGCATCGATTTTACAAATCGCACGAACGCGCACCCTACTAGCGATGATCATATTGCAGTCAAAGTAGTTGAGGAGTGGCGAGAAACCCTAATTGCCGAATGTGGTCACTGCAATTTTGGTGAAATAGTGCAACAATATCTCCATAATTTGGAGCAAGGGTACGTGATGTATGGTTTAATTGCTCAAAAGAATAATGAAATCGATCGCTTGGAAGATGAGATAAGTGAAATGGAGCAAAGTTTGGAACATCGCCGAACCAAAAGTCATCAACAATCTGAACCTGCTTCGTCACATTCGCATTTGGAGAACAGGAATACTTCAAATATGAGGAGTCCTCATAAGCAAGACCAAGAATTGTCAATCGCCTCCCAATTTgtagcaaaatttcaaaaaattctgaACTCAATGGAGCTTCAAATAACTTTGGCAGACCAAGCAAACCCCATATTTTGTGATTTGCCTAAAATGATTGAACAGTGCAACTTAGGATGTACGTTACTAACAGAACGTACTACTCAATTAGTTGCAAGTGTCACGTCAACTGACAGCGTTTCAAACAAACAGCAATCATGGGATTACCCTGCAATTCCACCGTTGACAACTTCACGATCTTCTAGCTCATCTGGTTCACTCGAAAGTACAAATTAG